A stretch of DNA from Terriglobales bacterium:
CGCATGGGTGCGCGCAAGCAGCCGTATTACCGCGTAGTAGTTATCGATAAAGAACGCGCGCGCAATGGACGCGCCCTGGAAGTCGTCGGTCTTTATAATCCGCGCACCAGTCCCGCGACCGTGGATCTGAAGCGCGAGCGCATCGATCATTGGGTTTCTAAAGGAGCGCAAGTCTCCGATCGAGTTGGCAAGCTTTTGTCGAAAGCAGCGCCGGCAACCACTGCGGCCTGAAGCATTCGTACGCAGTATTGGTGTGTGAAGTAGCCAGTCCCCCGACCCCTCATCATGTTGCGACTTGCTGGAGAGCATCCAACAAGTGCGGGGGTGTTGTGCTCAAAAGAGGATGCTGACCGGCGACGCTGCCGGTCACACCGGGGAGTCGAATATGCCGACTGAGCAGGGCGGAGAAGTGCGGGAACTCGTGCTGGAGATCGCCAAGGCTTTGGTCGATGAGCCCGATCTTGTAACCGTTGAATCCATTCCAGGTCCGGAGAGCACCGTGCTCGAACTGCGCGTAGCGCAGCGGGACCTGGGCAAAGTGATCGGCAAACAAGGACGCACGGCGCGCTCCTTGCGCACCATCATCGGCGCCGCCAGCATGAAGCTGCACAAACGGCACACGCTGGAGATCATCGAGGACGGCCTCCCCGGCAGCGCCACAGCTACCGGAGCCTAGCCCCAGACTTCGGCGCAGCCACTTTCTTTTGACGCAGCCGAATTCATTCACTGCCATCGCGCGAATCGTGCGTCCGCAAGGACGCCGCGGCGAAGTCCTCGCCGATCTCCTCACCGACTTCCCAGAAAAATTCTCCGAACGCCGGCAGCTCTGGCTTAGTTCAGAAGCCAAGCCCGAGCCGCGCGAGTACTCGCTCGAAAATCACTGGTTGCACAAAGGCCGCGTAGTACTCAAGTTCGTAGACATCGATTCCATCGGCTCCGCCGAAGCTCTCAGCGGAATGCTGGTGCAGATTCCTGCCGAATCTCGCTCGCACCTCGAACCTGGCGCAGCATACGTCTCCGACCTGATCGGCAGCACGCTATTCGACGTCTCCCAAAACCGGAATATCGGAACCATTCGCGACGTCCAGCAAGGCGCCGGCACGGCTCCGCTGTTGATTGTCGACAGCGCAGGCAGAGAGCTAGAGATCCCGTTCGCGGAAGAATTCATCCTCTGCTTCAACGCATCGAAGAAGCTCCTCGAAATGAACCTTCCCAAAGGCTTGCTCGAAGTAAATGCGCCACTGTCCGAAGCGGAAAAAGCCCAACAGAGGTCCACGC
This window harbors:
- the rimM gene encoding ribosome maturation factor RimM (Essential for efficient processing of 16S rRNA) — encoded protein: MTQPNSFTAIARIVRPQGRRGEVLADLLTDFPEKFSERRQLWLSSEAKPEPREYSLENHWLHKGRVVLKFVDIDSIGSAEALSGMLVQIPAESRSHLEPGAAYVSDLIGSTLFDVSQNRNIGTIRDVQQGAGTAPLLIVDSAGRELEIPFAEEFILCFNASKKLLEMNLPKGLLEVNAPLSEAEKAQQRSTPSEEE
- a CDS encoding KH domain-containing protein; translation: MPTEQGGEVRELVLEIAKALVDEPDLVTVESIPGPESTVLELRVAQRDLGKVIGKQGRTARSLRTIIGAASMKLHKRHTLEIIEDGLPGSATATGA
- the rpsP gene encoding 30S ribosomal protein S16, encoding MIRLARMGARKQPYYRVVVIDKERARNGRALEVVGLYNPRTSPATVDLKRERIDHWVSKGAQVSDRVGKLLSKAAPATTAA